Genomic DNA from Nitrospirota bacterium:
CAGCCCAATACGATGTGCCCCCAGATCACAGGGACAAATCCGGCGCTGATCAGCAACAGACCCAGTGTTTGGATATCCCTTCCCGGGCTAAAAAGGAGGGGAGCCGGGGTAAGCCAGGCAAGGGCAAGACCCAGGAACCATAGGGGAATACCGAGGACATTTCGAAGGATCACGGTTGCCATCTGACCGCCTCGCTCACCCCACCGCCTTGAATAGGCAGCCGTAAAGGCGCTGGCCCATGTAAAGGCAATACCGATCAACAGTGGGATGAGAAACCGGTACATAGTTAAGGCACCTGCTATCTTGCAAACTCCCTGTCCACCATCTTTTTAATGGCTTGTACATCCTTGCCTTCTTTATAGAGTTCATAGGCCCTGATGGCCTCGTTCTGACATATATCACAAAAGGCTCCATGTTCATCTGTATAGCAGGACAAGAGGCTATTGTGGCCGGAGTGTTTCTGGCAATGACAATAACAATAGATATTATCCAGAACTGCCGGGATCTCCCTCGCAATCTGATACGTATAGGCGGTCTTTCCTTTGAAAAGGGCGGGTGAGAGAACGGGCCTTTTCTCACCCCCGATAGCCGTCGCTGCCAGAGAAGCTATGGCTGGCATAAGCCAGAACAGGAAGCCTGTCAAGATGATGACCCTCCTGATTACACCCGATGTTTTTGTGTCTCTTTTCATATGATCTTTCCTCCTTTGATGATCTGAGTTTGTTTCCGCCAATTTGTATTCTTTACCTTTGTTATTCTTTATCCGGGAGAAAAACAAGGGTTTTATCCGGCATCCTCCCTGATGTGTCTCTTAAAATCAGGGTTAAGCCTTTCGCTTCAGAAGGGATGGAAAATGTCAGGATGCCACGCCTATGAAATTCAGAAGACTGGTTTGACTCCTTCCAATCTGCGTTTTTGTATTCTATGCCATCTGCCCTCAGAACAACAAATCGTTTTAAGTCATAATCAAAGAGGTGACCGTTCGGGGAGTGCATCATCACGGTAAAGACTGCCTTCTTTTCCAAG
This window encodes:
- a CDS encoding isoprenylcysteine carboxylmethyltransferase family protein, with the translated sequence MYRFLIPLLIGIAFTWASAFTAAYSRRWGERGGQMATVILRNVLGIPLWFLGLALAWLTPAPLLFSPGRDIQTLGLLLISAGFVPVIWGHIVLGWRTHMPSVLDTLVRHSLYAYVRHPIYTGGFLVFVGLGLLKPTSALVLACILGIGYLIIQARLEEVDLVQRLPDYREYMKEVPRFVPRFRKRRR